The Niabella beijingensis genomic interval TATACCCGAACTGTCGTTCTGAAAATAAAACAGTTCCGGGTGATGCATTTCGGCCTGCTTTGCATCGCCGTTAAAATCAGAGTGCTGATCGATAACAAGTGTATTATGTGCCACCGTCTGTTTGGCCCAGCTTTCGTTTTCCGGCAGGTATCCCCCGCCGCCCTTTGTTTCAATATTCAGGTAACGGGCCGCGCCGTAATCGTAGAACACCTCATTGCCTTTGTCGTAGTACAGGAGGTTCAGCCGGTCAAAATGCCCATGCCCCATACCCTGGGAAGTGGCCTTCAGCACCAGGCATTGCTGGTCGTTATTGGATCCGCTGCGCAAAATACCCAGGCCGCCTTTTTTTCCATCCTGCCCGTCGCGCAGCCATAGGGAAGCGTACCTGAAAGGGACTGCTTTTCCCGCGGCAATGGCAGCACTAACTTTAAGCCCTGCATCCGAAACGGTAATATCGTTCTGGCGCTGTGCCACATCCAGCAATGAAGGATCGGGCGTCATATCCGCATAAGCGATGTTTACCGCATAAACGATCTCACTGCTCTCAAAGCTTTTATCCTTTATAGCATCGTTTACCGGAAAAAACAGGCCGCTGGTATAAGTGGTTTGCAGGGCCGTGGCAATCGCTTTTGAAAGGATATTACCACGGTATTCAAACACCCGCAGTTCCGGCTGATAGTTATGGATGGCTTTTGCCAGCATTACAAAAGGGAACAGTGCATACCGCTGGTAATAGGGGCCTTCCGCATAATATCCGTCCGGCGAAAACAGCTGGTCGAGCTGTGCCCAGTACCCCGAACGGCGGTCGCCCCGGCTTCCGTTCAGCGCTTTTTTTACATATTCCGGTTTGTTCAAAACATATCCCGTCAGTCCTACTGCCGCAAGGGCCCAGGTACCGTGATTATGGATCTTATCAAATGTCTTTCCGCAATCAACTGTAAAGAACTTTAAAATGGGAAGAAACAATCCGGTTTCTATTTTTTCCCGGTCCTGTTCCGGCAGTGCCTCATATACCATATCATACCCCTGTATCACATTCACCTGCCATACAAAATCATTCAGACTTTGCCAGAAGATACGCCCCGGTTCCTGACCGGGTTTCCGGGCAGGATGCAGCGGCCAGGAACGGTACTGCCGCGCGTACTCCAGCAGCAGCTCTTTTACATAAAGTGCATATTTTTTATCCTGTGTGATCTGGTAGGCAATGCCACAGCTGAGGATGCTGTTGTAATTCTTTTTATGTTGCTCGTGGGTTACCCCGCCGCCACCGTCCTTTGGCACCGGTACATTTACCGCTGTTGCCAGTGCCGCGTCCGCGCGTTGTTTAACCGCCGCAAAAGCCTTTTTCATTAAGGGATATTGCACTGTTCCCTTTCGCAATGCTTCCAGGTGCGGACCCGTGATCATCAGTCCGGGATGTTCCTGGCCTAATGATAAAATGGCGTGCAGCAATAAACAAAACAATAAACCGGTTTTCAGACAGCGCATTCGTTAGAAAAATTTAGATCAGGAAGCCGTGCGTTTCGACAGGGCAGCCTTGCTTATTTTCAGGAGGTCGGCCAGGTGATCCGCCATGGCGGCTTCTGCCTTTTTTACATTTCCTTTTTCAATCGCCTCCAGTAATAAAAAGTGTTGGGGAATCGATTCCTTGCTCCGGTTCTTGCCGCACACATTGTTCTCAATGATGTTTTTTATCAGATCGGGTACCAGCACTACGATCATGGATTCCAGCACGGGATTCTTGGATGCCTTGGCAATCTTCATATGGAAGATCATATCCTCTTCCACGGCATTTTCATTGGCCCTGATTTTGCGCTCAAATTCGCTCGAAGCTTCCCGGATGGCTTCAATATCTTCTTCCGTCCGGCGCTCCGCAGCCAGCTTGGCGGAGGTCAGCTCAAGATGGTAACGTGTTTCGATCAGTGCATTAAAATCGTCCTTGTTGAAATTAATGACATCGTTTATGATATTATCCAGTATTTTTAGGCTGAGTCCGGATACATAGGTACCGCTTTGGGGATTTGTTTTCAGCAGGCCATAAAATTCCAGCTTCATAATGGCTTCCCGCACATAGCTGCGTCCTACCTGGAACAGCTCTGCCAGCGCTCTTTCTGCCGGAAGACGGTCGCCCGGCTTTAGCTGACCGGATGCAATCAGCTGTCTTAACTGGCTGATGATCTTATCAACAGGTGACTCTATTTGTATTGCTTTTATATTATTGACCAAAACGTTGCTCATAAAAAATAAATTGGTTTACCAAAAATTGGTAAACCAAAAATAGCCGATTTGATTTTAACTGCAAAAATTTT includes:
- a CDS encoding heparinase II/III domain-containing protein, which encodes MRCLKTGLLFCLLLHAILSLGQEHPGLMITGPHLEALRKGTVQYPLMKKAFAAVKQRADAALATAVNVPVPKDGGGGVTHEQHKKNYNSILSCGIAYQITQDKKYALYVKELLLEYARQYRSWPLHPARKPGQEPGRIFWQSLNDFVWQVNVIQGYDMVYEALPEQDREKIETGLFLPILKFFTVDCGKTFDKIHNHGTWALAAVGLTGYVLNKPEYVKKALNGSRGDRRSGYWAQLDQLFSPDGYYAEGPYYQRYALFPFVMLAKAIHNYQPELRVFEYRGNILSKAIATALQTTYTSGLFFPVNDAIKDKSFESSEIVYAVNIAYADMTPDPSLLDVAQRQNDITVSDAGLKVSAAIAAGKAVPFRYASLWLRDGQDGKKGGLGILRSGSNNDQQCLVLKATSQGMGHGHFDRLNLLYYDKGNEVFYDYGAARYLNIETKGGGGYLPENESWAKQTVAHNTLVIDQHSDFNGDAKQAEMHHPELFYFQNDSSGIQVMSADEPHAYPGVQLNRTLALVPVPGTERPLVADVFKATSAGQHRFDLPFWYQGDMVNTSFPVHANTTALHPLGTASGYQHIWLNAATAIASQSGFVSLLNDYRFYTTHFVTGNALEVKLVSTGANDPSMNIRPGRGFLLSQQGSGTIYFVSITESHGSVDPVNETVSGAGGHLSGLRMDKGTNGVRIFFSVDRKDYELRLDYTDKNNFIRLKQL
- a CDS encoding FadR/GntR family transcriptional regulator, encoding MSNVLVNNIKAIQIESPVDKIISQLRQLIASGQLKPGDRLPAERALAELFQVGRSYVREAIMKLEFYGLLKTNPQSGTYVSGLSLKILDNIINDVINFNKDDFNALIETRYHLELTSAKLAAERRTEEDIEAIREASSEFERKIRANENAVEEDMIFHMKIAKASKNPVLESMIVVLVPDLIKNIIENNVCGKNRSKESIPQHFLLLEAIEKGNVKKAEAAMADHLADLLKISKAALSKRTAS